In Nocardia yunnanensis, one DNA window encodes the following:
- a CDS encoding UDP-N-acetylglucosamine--N-acetylmuramyl-(pentapeptide) pyrophosphoryl-undecaprenol N-acetylglucosamine transferase yields the protein MSNPVADRAPILQRLGARGRVRVIVAGGGTGGHTYPAVAAVRALRDLAAEAGATAEVLWAGVPDSLEQRVAAENDVEFTGIKAGKLRRDRNPLKMLNKDNVRDAFRVPVSVVAAQGVVRSFRPDAVLCTGGYVCAPIGMAAALRRRPLVIHEQTTGVGKANLLLARMADRIALSSEASIDLLPAQVRGRALVTGNPIRPALTGGDAEAAVKALDWDGYTPGLPTVYVTGGAQGAVQINELIIELLPELLRQANVVHQCGRLSYAQVRDHAATLPAEIRGRYLVREFIGPELPDLLALTDVVVSRSGAGTLAELTTLGKPSVLIPYPHSVGGEQIRNARILADHNAARALVGTDATVANLNTALTELLTESETRAAVSAAARALGHPRAAEDLALTVLDLATR from the coding sequence ATGTCGAACCCCGTCGCCGACCGCGCCCCGATTCTGCAGCGCCTGGGTGCTCGTGGCCGCGTTCGGGTGATCGTCGCCGGCGGCGGCACCGGCGGGCACACCTACCCGGCCGTGGCGGCGGTGCGCGCCCTGCGCGATCTGGCCGCCGAGGCGGGTGCGACGGCCGAGGTGCTGTGGGCCGGCGTGCCCGACAGCCTCGAGCAGCGGGTCGCGGCCGAGAACGACGTGGAGTTCACCGGCATCAAGGCGGGAAAGCTTCGGCGCGACCGCAATCCGCTCAAAATGCTCAACAAGGACAATGTGCGGGATGCCTTCCGCGTGCCCGTCAGCGTGGTCGCCGCGCAGGGCGTGGTGCGGTCCTTCCGGCCCGACGCGGTGCTGTGCACCGGCGGCTACGTGTGCGCCCCGATCGGCATGGCCGCGGCGCTGCGCCGTCGGCCGCTGGTCATCCACGAGCAGACCACCGGCGTCGGCAAGGCCAACCTGCTGCTGGCCCGCATGGCCGATCGCATCGCGCTCAGCTCCGAGGCGTCCATCGACCTGCTGCCCGCGCAGGTGCGCGGCCGGGCCCTGGTCACCGGCAATCCCATTCGTCCCGCCCTCACCGGCGGTGACGCCGAGGCCGCGGTCAAGGCGCTCGACTGGGACGGCTACACCCCCGGGCTGCCGACCGTCTACGTGACCGGCGGCGCGCAGGGGGCGGTGCAGATCAACGAGTTGATCATCGAACTGCTGCCCGAACTGCTGCGGCAGGCCAATGTCGTCCACCAGTGCGGGCGGCTGTCCTACGCACAGGTCCGCGACCACGCCGCCACGCTGCCGGCGGAGATTCGCGGCCGCTATCTGGTGCGCGAGTTCATCGGGCCCGAACTGCCGGATCTGCTGGCGCTCACCGATGTGGTCGTATCCCGTTCCGGCGCGGGAACTCTCGCCGAGCTCACCACGCTGGGCAAGCCGTCGGTGCTGATCCCGTATCCGCATTCGGTGGGCGGCGAGCAGATCCGCAATGCCCGCATCCTGGCCGACCACAATGCCGCCCGCGCCCTGGTCGGCACGGACGCCACGGTGGCCAATCTGAACACGGCACTGACCGAACTGCTCACCGAATCCGAGACGCGCGCAGCCGTTTCCGCCGCCGCCCGGGCCCTGGGGCACCCGCGGGCCGCCGAGGATCTCGCGCTCACGGTGCTGGATCTGGCGACCCGGTGA
- a CDS encoding ribosomal subunit interface protein: MQIQVFADKHVGGGAIAQEATDSIASILDRFADHLTRVEAHITDVNGHKGGSEDKKCSLEARPKGQPPVAVTHRAATAEEAYLGAAESMAHLLDSKFGRLHHAKGGESIRHLVPE, from the coding sequence ATGCAAATCCAGGTCTTCGCCGACAAGCACGTCGGCGGTGGCGCGATCGCCCAGGAAGCCACCGATTCCATCGCTTCGATTCTCGATCGATTCGCCGATCACCTTACCCGGGTCGAAGCCCACATCACCGATGTGAACGGCCACAAGGGCGGCTCCGAGGACAAGAAGTGTTCGCTCGAGGCGCGCCCGAAGGGGCAGCCGCCGGTCGCCGTCACCCACCGTGCCGCCACCGCCGAGGAGGCGTATCTCGGGGCCGCGGAGAGCATGGCTCACCTGCTCGACAGCAAGTTCGGACGGCTACACCACGCCAAGGGCGGGGAGAGCATCCGGCACCTGGTGCCGGAGTAA
- a CDS encoding helix-turn-helix transcriptional regulator, translated as MTPAADGLLRPSDSDALRAELRGLAALSQLPVVFGGEVHAGTLVLSEFVGTRTNGMRGLAVAPSSGLGGSAVATGKPRSVADYRSASTITHHYDAPVLGEGLRAVVAVPVVLRGEARAVLYVANRDSGAIGDRIADEMVQAARRLATELAIRDEVDRRLRLSFARDALAPGNGVLASANAVVTEQLRDLHAELRGITQAVTDATARARLRDVTDKLARLVSGVAAPDDAVSLAPRELDVLAHVALGCTNIEAAQRLSVRPETVKSYLRSAMTKLGAHNRHEAVVRARRLGLLP; from the coding sequence ATGACCCCGGCCGCCGACGGGCTGCTGCGCCCCAGTGACAGCGACGCTTTGCGGGCCGAACTGCGCGGACTCGCCGCCCTGTCCCAGCTGCCGGTCGTCTTCGGCGGCGAGGTGCACGCGGGCACGCTGGTGCTCAGCGAGTTCGTCGGCACCCGCACCAACGGCATGCGCGGGCTGGCGGTCGCGCCTAGTTCCGGACTCGGCGGTTCGGCGGTGGCGACCGGCAAACCGCGCTCGGTGGCCGATTACCGCTCGGCCTCCACCATCACCCACCACTACGACGCCCCGGTCCTCGGCGAGGGCCTGCGCGCGGTGGTGGCGGTGCCGGTGGTGCTGCGCGGTGAGGCGCGGGCGGTGCTGTACGTGGCCAACCGCGACTCCGGGGCGATCGGCGACCGCATCGCCGACGAGATGGTGCAGGCCGCGCGGCGGCTGGCGACGGAACTGGCCATCCGCGACGAGGTGGACCGGCGGTTGCGGTTGTCGTTCGCGCGCGACGCCCTCGCTCCCGGCAACGGCGTCCTCGCGAGCGCCAATGCCGTTGTCACCGAACAGCTTCGGGATCTGCACGCCGAACTGCGCGGCATCACGCAGGCGGTGACCGATGCCACGGCGCGAGCGCGCCTGCGGGACGTGACGGACAAACTCGCGCGCCTGGTGTCGGGCGTGGCCGCACCGGACGACGCCGTCAGCCTGGCGCCCCGGGAACTGGACGTGCTCGCGCACGTCGCCCTCGGATGTACGAACATCGAAGCGGCGCAGCGGCTTTCGGTTCGACCGGAAACGGTGAAGAGCTATTTGCGAAGCGCCATGACCAAACTCGGCGCGCACAACCGCCACGAGGCGGTCGTGCGCGCACGCCGCCTCGGGCTCCTACCGTGA
- a CDS encoding AMP-binding protein, with the protein MSESTESYTFGVWDAPLLGDTIGANLDRTAAAHPDREALVDYTTGIRWTYREFTAEVDALALGLLAAGIGKGDRVGIWAPNCPQWTLTQYATAKIGAILVNINPAYRSHELRYVLRQAGIRLLVAAPSFKTSDYAAMIAEVEPECPELEQVVLLDSGRWRELFTAGRAADPDLLAAAGSGLSADDPINIQYTSGTTGFPKGATLSHHNILNNGYFVGELCGYTEQDRICIPVPFYHCFGMVMGNLAATSHGAAMVIPAPSFDARATLEAVAAERCTSLYGVPTMFIAELADPEFDSYDLSSLRTGIMAGSPCPVEVMKQVIERMGMHEVSICYGMTETSPVSTQTRRDDSLVQRTATVGRAGPHIEIKIADPVSGVTLPRGEAGELCTRGYSVMLGYWGEPEQTAGAIDSARWMHTGDLATMDADGYIAITGRIKDMVIRGGENIYPREIEEFLYTHPDILDAQVIGVPDAKYGEELMAWIRMRPGTTPLTPESLREYCRGKLAHYKIPRYVHLVDEFPMTVTGKIRKVEMREIGARLLDRTEEDA; encoded by the coding sequence GTGAGCGAGAGCACGGAGAGCTATACGTTCGGGGTCTGGGATGCGCCACTGCTGGGCGACACCATCGGGGCCAATCTGGATCGGACCGCGGCCGCGCATCCCGACCGCGAGGCCCTCGTCGACTACACCACCGGCATTCGCTGGACCTACCGCGAGTTCACCGCCGAGGTGGACGCGCTGGCGCTGGGCCTGCTGGCGGCGGGCATCGGCAAGGGCGACCGGGTGGGCATCTGGGCGCCGAATTGTCCGCAGTGGACGCTGACCCAGTACGCGACCGCCAAGATCGGCGCAATCCTGGTCAATATCAACCCGGCATACCGGTCACACGAGTTGCGATACGTGCTGCGGCAGGCCGGGATTCGGCTGCTGGTGGCGGCGCCGAGCTTCAAGACGTCGGACTATGCGGCCATGATCGCCGAGGTGGAGCCGGAGTGCCCGGAGCTCGAGCAGGTGGTGCTGCTCGACAGCGGGCGGTGGCGCGAGCTGTTCACCGCCGGCCGGGCCGCCGACCCGGATCTGCTGGCCGCGGCCGGCTCGGGCCTGTCCGCCGACGATCCGATCAATATCCAATACACCTCGGGCACAACGGGTTTCCCGAAGGGCGCGACCCTCAGCCACCACAATATCCTCAACAACGGCTACTTCGTGGGCGAGCTGTGCGGCTACACCGAGCAGGACCGGATCTGCATCCCGGTCCCCTTCTACCACTGCTTCGGCATGGTGATGGGCAATCTGGCCGCCACCAGCCACGGCGCGGCCATGGTCATCCCGGCCCCCTCCTTCGACGCACGCGCCACCCTGGAGGCCGTCGCGGCCGAACGCTGCACCTCGCTCTACGGCGTGCCGACCATGTTCATCGCCGAACTGGCCGACCCCGAATTCGACAGCTACGACCTGTCCTCGCTGCGCACCGGCATCATGGCCGGATCGCCGTGCCCGGTGGAGGTGATGAAGCAGGTCATCGAGCGAATGGGCATGCATGAGGTGAGCATCTGCTACGGCATGACCGAAACCTCGCCCGTCTCCACCCAGACCCGTCGCGACGATTCGCTGGTGCAGCGCACCGCCACCGTGGGCCGCGCCGGACCGCATATAGAAATCAAGATTGCCGACCCGGTGAGTGGGGTAACCCTTCCGCGTGGAGAAGCCGGTGAACTGTGCACCCGTGGCTATTCGGTCATGCTCGGCTACTGGGGTGAGCCGGAGCAGACTGCTGGAGCTATAGACTCCGCGCGCTGGATGCACACCGGCGACCTGGCCACCATGGACGCCGACGGCTACATCGCCATCACCGGACGCATCAAGGACATGGTCATTCGCGGCGGGGAGAACATCTACCCGCGCGAGATCGAGGAATTCCTCTACACCCATCCCGACATCCTCGACGCCCAGGTGATCGGCGTGCCCGACGCCAAGTACGGCGAGGAGCTGATGGCCTGGATCCGGATGCGCCCCGGCACAACGCCTTTGACCCCCGAGAGCCTGCGCGAGTACTGCCGGGGCAAGCTCGCGCACTACAAGATTCCCCGTTACGTGCACCTCGTCGACGAATTCCCGATGACGGTGACCGGCAAGATCCGCAAGGTCGAGATGCGCGAGATCGGCGCGCGGCTGCTCGACCGCACCGAGGAGGACGCGTGA
- a CDS encoding AMP-binding protein, with product MTRNTDAYRAARDGLLSVATDYDAALRDFAWPRLTGEFNWATDWFDVIARDNDRPALWIVEEDGAEQRISFAEMADRSDRVAGWLAGLGVGKGDRVMLMLGNQVELWEAMLAVAKLGAVIMPTTGALGAADLRDRIERGAARFVIANAADTGKFDEVAGDYTRIAVGAPVPGWHDYADAAAVEPTGPFRSGTEVGDPLLVYFTSGTTSKPKMVQHSQISYPVGHLSTMYWIGVRPGDVHLAISAPGWAKHAWSCFFAPWLAEATVFVYNYARFDAAALLDQLRRAEVNTFCAPPTVWRMLIQADLGERPTGLREILGAGEPLNPDVIAQVEKAWGLTIRDGFGQTETTLQVGNTPGQPLKPGSMGRPAPGVPVVLVDPITGELAEEGEICLDLAAAPVNLMTGYLGDPDRNAAVMAGGYYHTGDVATRDSDGYITYIGRTDDVFKSSDYKVSPFELESVLIEHPAVVEAAVVPQPDDTRLAVPKAYVALAAGWEPDRETARVILEYARDHLAPYLRVRRLEFTELPKTISGKIRRVDLRRREEQAHAAGETLSTEYRYEDVLNDSKP from the coding sequence GTGACCCGCAATACCGACGCCTACCGCGCCGCCCGCGACGGGCTGCTCTCCGTCGCGACGGACTACGACGCCGCGCTGCGCGATTTCGCGTGGCCGCGACTGACGGGCGAATTCAACTGGGCCACCGACTGGTTCGACGTCATCGCCCGGGACAACGACCGCCCGGCGCTGTGGATCGTCGAGGAGGACGGCGCCGAGCAGCGGATCTCCTTCGCCGAGATGGCCGACCGCTCGGATCGGGTGGCCGGCTGGCTGGCGGGGCTCGGCGTCGGCAAGGGCGACCGGGTGATGCTCATGCTGGGCAATCAGGTGGAGTTGTGGGAGGCCATGCTGGCGGTGGCCAAACTGGGCGCGGTCATCATGCCGACCACCGGTGCGCTGGGCGCGGCCGACCTGCGCGACCGGATCGAGCGCGGCGCAGCGCGTTTCGTCATCGCCAACGCGGCCGATACCGGCAAGTTCGACGAGGTGGCGGGCGACTACACCCGCATCGCGGTGGGCGCGCCGGTGCCGGGCTGGCACGATTACGCGGACGCGGCAGCGGTCGAACCGACCGGCCCGTTCCGGTCCGGCACCGAGGTGGGCGATCCGCTGCTGGTCTATTTCACCTCCGGCACCACCAGCAAGCCCAAGATGGTGCAGCACTCCCAGATCAGTTACCCGGTCGGTCATTTGAGCACCATGTACTGGATCGGCGTGCGGCCCGGCGACGTACACCTGGCCATCAGCGCGCCCGGCTGGGCCAAGCACGCGTGGAGCTGCTTCTTCGCGCCGTGGCTGGCCGAGGCGACCGTATTCGTCTACAACTACGCGCGTTTCGACGCCGCGGCGCTGCTGGACCAACTGCGCCGGGCCGAGGTGAACACGTTCTGTGCGCCGCCCACGGTCTGGCGCATGCTGATTCAAGCCGATCTGGGCGAGCGACCGACCGGCTTGCGTGAAATCCTCGGCGCGGGAGAGCCATTGAACCCGGATGTCATCGCCCAGGTCGAGAAGGCGTGGGGTTTGACCATTCGCGACGGTTTCGGCCAGACCGAGACCACCCTGCAGGTCGGCAATACACCCGGGCAGCCGCTCAAACCGGGCTCCATGGGCCGCCCCGCGCCGGGGGTGCCGGTGGTGCTGGTGGATCCGATCACCGGCGAGCTCGCCGAGGAGGGCGAGATCTGCCTGGATCTCGCTGCGGCGCCGGTGAATCTGATGACCGGCTACCTCGGCGATCCGGACCGCAATGCCGCGGTCATGGCCGGCGGCTACTACCACACCGGCGATGTCGCCACCCGCGATTCCGACGGCTACATCACCTACATCGGCCGCACCGACGACGTCTTCAAATCCTCCGACTACAAGGTCTCCCCCTTCGAACTCGAGAGCGTGCTCATCGAGCATCCGGCCGTGGTGGAGGCGGCGGTGGTGCCGCAGCCGGACGACACGCGCCTCGCGGTACCCAAGGCGTACGTCGCGCTCGCGGCAGGATGGGAGCCGGATCGCGAAACCGCCCGCGTCATCCTGGAATACGCTCGCGATCACCTGGCGCCCTATCTGCGCGTGCGCCGGCTGGAATTCACCGAACTACCCAAGACCATCTCCGGCAAGATCCGCCGTGTCGACCTGCGCCGCCGTGAGGAGCAGGCCCACGCGGCCGGCGAAACCCTCTCCACCGAGTACCGCTACGAGGACGTACTGAACGACAGCAAGCCCTGA
- a CDS encoding AraC family transcriptional regulator ligand-binding domain-containing protein: MHTSDTVSLPRFVLRHAAGAGIDPHRLARQAGLSGWQAAEGSTRVASDIYPRLWELLTHESGDPDATFRVLEEYRLGEFGLFDYLISTADTLWEGLTVIGPYIGAVSTNFRFDASARTETECTFDLHMINAVGEGRELSVRSGLGLVVSRVRQLAGSAVDPVRLSFQQRAPRRHDAFREFFGTADLEFGAAANSVTYRTADLARPQVTADPMLAQVLRRHAATLPPPPPHATEWPDRVAAVLAEVLDDSDPLLDEVARRLYTSPRTLQRRLAESGTTWRLEVDRARKRHLECVEYPPLLQGEAV, from the coding sequence ATGCACACCTCCGATACCGTCTCGCTGCCCCGGTTCGTCCTGCGTCACGCGGCCGGGGCCGGTATCGATCCGCACCGGCTGGCCCGCCAGGCCGGACTGTCGGGCTGGCAGGCGGCCGAGGGCAGCACCCGTGTCGCCAGCGACATCTATCCGCGGCTGTGGGAGCTGCTCACCCACGAATCCGGCGATCCGGACGCGACCTTCCGGGTGCTCGAGGAGTACCGGCTCGGTGAGTTCGGGCTGTTCGACTATCTGATCTCCACCGCCGACACCCTGTGGGAGGGGCTGACGGTCATCGGGCCGTATATCGGCGCGGTGAGCACCAACTTCCGCTTCGACGCGAGCGCCCGCACCGAGACCGAGTGCACCTTCGATCTGCACATGATCAATGCCGTCGGCGAGGGCCGGGAATTGAGCGTGCGGTCCGGGCTGGGCCTGGTGGTCTCCCGGGTCCGGCAGCTGGCCGGCAGCGCCGTGGACCCGGTGCGCCTGTCCTTCCAGCAGCGCGCCCCGCGCCGCCACGACGCCTTCCGCGAGTTCTTCGGCACGGCCGACCTGGAATTCGGCGCGGCCGCCAACAGCGTCACCTATCGCACCGCCGACCTGGCGCGGCCGCAGGTCACCGCCGACCCCATGCTGGCGCAGGTGCTGCGCCGGCATGCCGCCACCCTGCCGCCCCCGCCCCCGCACGCCACCGAATGGCCCGACCGGGTGGCCGCCGTGCTCGCGGAGGTGCTCGACGATTCCGACCCGCTGCTGGACGAGGTCGCCCGGCGGCTGTACACCAGCCCGCGCACCCTGCAGCGTCGCCTGGCCGAATCCGGCACCACCTGGCGGCTGGAGGTCGACCGCGCCCGCAAACGCCATCTGGAATGCGTCGAATACCCGCCGCTCCTGCAAGGCGAAGCGGTGTGA
- a CDS encoding AraC family transcriptional regulator ligand-binding domain-containing protein, with translation MNGAGASGSDSVLLARFVLRRGRTAGLDPRELARAAGVGAGVLAESAGSVPGLCYLRLWELLEQRTGQPHVGLRAAERHAKGELGMIDYLVATAGTVGEGLRAATEFGAQLTRSRRLDVACESESCTTFVTGSVADGRGAELAAQATFAFLTSRVRFAAAAPIVPARITFRQRAPRHHAPFVEFFGTAAIDFGADTDSMTLHRADMDRPQHSADARLAGVLRRGAAAATLSSPPARAWADLVAAELDSPRWGVRSAATRPPTLEDAAARLGTSPRTLQRRLAAAGTSWSRELANARTRTAG, from the coding sequence ATGAACGGGGCGGGCGCCAGCGGCTCCGACAGCGTGTTACTGGCCCGCTTCGTGCTACGGCGCGGGCGCACGGCCGGATTGGACCCGCGGGAGCTGGCGCGGGCGGCGGGCGTCGGAGCCGGCGTGCTGGCGGAATCGGCGGGAAGTGTTCCGGGACTGTGCTATCTGCGGTTGTGGGAGTTGCTCGAGCAACGGACCGGACAGCCGCACGTGGGGTTGCGGGCGGCCGAGCGGCATGCGAAGGGTGAGCTGGGGATGATCGACTACCTGGTCGCCACCGCCGGCACCGTCGGCGAGGGGCTGCGGGCGGCAACGGAATTCGGGGCGCAGCTGACGCGCTCCCGGCGACTGGACGTGGCGTGCGAGAGCGAGTCGTGCACCACCTTCGTGACCGGGAGCGTGGCCGACGGTCGCGGCGCGGAACTGGCCGCGCAGGCGACCTTCGCGTTTCTGACCTCTCGCGTTCGCTTCGCGGCCGCGGCGCCGATCGTCCCGGCGCGGATCACCTTCCGGCAGCGAGCTCCGCGTCATCACGCGCCGTTCGTCGAGTTCTTCGGCACCGCCGCAATCGATTTCGGCGCCGACACCGACTCGATGACGCTGCACCGCGCCGATATGGACCGGCCGCAGCACAGCGCCGATGCCCGGCTCGCGGGGGTGCTGCGCCGGGGCGCGGCCGCGGCCACCCTGTCCAGTCCGCCGGCGCGGGCCTGGGCGGATCTGGTAGCGGCGGAACTGGATTCCCCGCGCTGGGGCGTGCGCTCGGCGGCCACGCGGCCGCCGACGCTCGAGGACGCCGCCGCCCGGCTCGGCACCAGCCCGCGGACCCTGCAGCGGCGGCTCGCGGCGGCGGGCACGAGCTGGAGCCGGGAGCTGGCGAACGCCCGGACGCGGACAGCCGGTTGA
- a CDS encoding AraC family transcriptional regulator ligand-binding domain-containing protein, whose product MTNRNDCHDSILMVRFALERAARAGLDADRIARLAGVAAWREGGEGTRVSPRYCLRAWELLEQETGDAAIALRVSEESTTGEFGLLEYLFLSAATLDAALETCVRHTGSLTTSYSFRITDRTGDEVRYEILSAVEGCRGRELLVQAAFALIVGRGRVATCGAVTPSRVCLRQAAPADPSRFAEVFGTGAIEFGAESDTITLRAADLALPMKSADPELTAVLLSYAATLPATPEFGVTWLDQLGDALDAALADGAATLEAVARRLLTSPRSLQRRLTDAGTTWRREVDRARRRRLRRAEHLSRAQQAELLGYADPASLRRAVNRWREREDR is encoded by the coding sequence GTGACCAACCGAAACGATTGTCACGACAGCATTCTCATGGTCCGCTTCGCGCTGGAACGAGCCGCCCGCGCCGGACTGGACGCCGACCGGATCGCCCGGCTGGCGGGCGTGGCCGCCTGGCGGGAGGGCGGCGAGGGGACGCGGGTGTCGCCACGGTACTGCCTGCGCGCGTGGGAACTGCTGGAGCAGGAGACCGGGGATGCGGCCATCGCCCTGCGGGTCTCGGAGGAGAGCACGACCGGGGAGTTCGGTCTGCTCGAATATCTGTTCCTGTCGGCGGCGACACTGGATGCGGCACTGGAAACGTGTGTGCGTCACACCGGCAGTCTCACAACGAGTTACAGCTTCCGGATCACGGACCGCACCGGGGACGAGGTGCGCTACGAGATCCTGTCCGCGGTCGAGGGCTGCCGGGGTCGAGAACTGTTGGTGCAGGCGGCTTTCGCCTTGATCGTCGGGCGTGGCCGGGTGGCCACCTGCGGCGCGGTGACGCCGTCGCGGGTGTGCCTGCGGCAGGCCGCGCCGGCCGATCCGAGCCGGTTCGCCGAGGTGTTCGGCACCGGCGCAATCGAATTCGGCGCCGAGTCCGACACCATCACCCTGCGGGCGGCGGATCTGGCGCTGCCCATGAAATCGGCCGACCCCGAGCTGACGGCGGTGCTGCTGTCGTACGCGGCCACGCTGCCGGCCACTCCCGAGTTCGGGGTGACCTGGCTCGACCAGCTCGGTGACGCCCTGGACGCGGCGCTGGCGGACGGCGCGGCGACGCTGGAAGCGGTAGCGCGGCGGCTGCTGACCTCACCAAGATCATTGCAACGTCGGCTGACCGACGCCGGGACCACCTGGCGGCGCGAGGTGGATCGCGCGCGCCGGCGCAGATTGCGGCGGGCCGAACATCTTTCGCGGGCTCAGCAGGCGGAATTGCTGGGATACGCGGATCCGGCGAGCCTGCGGCGGGCGGTCAACCGGTGGCGGGAGCGCGAGGATCGATGA
- a CDS encoding DUF3558 family protein codes for MRRVSARIMVAALLITALTGCSHAAKQDGAPASADPNLLAGCGPVEDQKLASAIAVTNMRQLSAPTICDWTASNPGGGAVDLTYAWLRDDTLAREVQIAGQFGYRIERLVVKNFGGMYWRDPKDPGSCAVTVADTGTVTWWVHNRDHAARPDPCAAAMTLMNAVLSVDGV; via the coding sequence ATGAGACGAGTGTCCGCGCGAATCATGGTGGCGGCGTTGCTGATCACCGCGCTCACCGGCTGCTCGCATGCGGCGAAACAGGACGGCGCCCCCGCGTCCGCCGACCCGAACCTGCTGGCCGGCTGTGGCCCGGTGGAGGACCAGAAGCTGGCGAGCGCGATCGCCGTCACGAACATGCGGCAGCTGAGCGCACCCACCATCTGCGACTGGACCGCGAGCAATCCCGGCGGCGGCGCCGTCGACCTCACCTACGCCTGGCTGCGCGACGACACCCTGGCGCGCGAGGTGCAGATCGCCGGCCAATTCGGTTACCGGATCGAGCGTTTGGTGGTGAAGAACTTCGGCGGCATGTACTGGCGCGACCCGAAGGATCCGGGCAGCTGCGCGGTGACGGTGGCCGACACCGGCACCGTCACCTGGTGGGTGCACAACCGCGACCACGCGGCCCGGCCCGATCCCTGCGCGGCGGCCATGACGCTCATGAACGCGGTGCTGTCGGTCGACGGCGTCTAG
- a CDS encoding DUF3558 family protein — MRRTAGAAAGIALIGLAVAGCGGANQQATATTTTSAPKAVLPSPNTIALCGGVPDADIAQQTGLTDLRPEAANPMSCTWQSGDDAEAVVFHWFRGSSLTERRTQVTTGKPADVRVAGQAGLEWQDPATCELAVAFGDTDFIDWTVHRAAGAQPCRGLDQLATATLKQAGQGS; from the coding sequence TCGGACTGGCGGTCGCGGGCTGCGGCGGCGCGAACCAGCAGGCGACGGCCACGACCACGACGAGCGCGCCCAAAGCGGTGCTGCCGTCGCCGAATACGATCGCGCTCTGCGGCGGGGTGCCGGACGCCGACATCGCCCAGCAGACCGGGCTCACCGATCTGCGCCCCGAGGCGGCCAATCCCATGAGCTGCACCTGGCAGTCGGGCGACGACGCCGAAGCGGTGGTGTTCCACTGGTTCCGGGGCAGTTCGCTGACAGAGCGCCGCACCCAGGTGACCACCGGTAAGCCCGCGGACGTGCGGGTCGCGGGTCAGGCGGGCCTGGAGTGGCAGGACCCGGCGACCTGCGAGCTGGCGGTCGCGTTCGGCGACACCGACTTCATCGACTGGACGGTGCACCGCGCCGCGGGCGCCCAGCCGTGCCGGGGGCTCGACCAGCTGGCGACGGCCACCCTGAAGCAGGCGGGACAGGGCTCATGA